One window of Melioribacteraceae bacterium 4301-Me genomic DNA carries:
- the typA gene encoding translational GTPase TypA, giving the protein MKKLRNVAIIAHVDHGKTTLVDQILKQCEIFRKNQIVRERFLDSNELERERGITILAKNISIPYKDYKINLIDTPGHADFGGEVERVLKMADGVLLLVDSFEGPMPQTRFVLEKALALHLKPIVVINKIDRPDNRPNEVLNEIFDLFIDLGADENQLEFPIIYASGREGWATKNLNEKPKNLIPLLDSIIKDIPPPQHQSGTLQIQITTLDYNDYVGRIGIGRVFRGTLNKNNNLSIIKRNGLIHSVTIKQIFVFEGITRIEVDEVQCGDICAIVGIDDVDIGDTIADTLNPEPLPIISIDEPTISMTFTVNNSPFYGKEGKYVTSRQIKERLYKELEHNVALDVQETNSPDSFKVSGRGILHLSILIESMRREGFELQIREPKVIYKEIDGRKAEPIEILVVDVPSAYAGKVIELVGQRKGELIKMENKGSLNKLEFHIPSRGIMGLRTKILTATSGEAVMHHRFYQYEYFKGSIGKTRNGVMISIGDGPATAYAIDSLQDRGKFFIEPGEMVYSGQIVGEHSKENDIEVNVQRGKKLTNMRASGSDKAIKIIPPIKFSLEEALEYIEDDEMVEVTPKSIRLRKVYLDPHERKKFNLGKTK; this is encoded by the coding sequence TTGAAAAAACTTAGAAATGTTGCTATAATTGCTCACGTTGACCACGGAAAAACAACACTGGTCGATCAAATTTTAAAACAATGCGAGATATTCAGGAAAAATCAAATTGTTAGAGAAAGGTTCTTAGATTCAAATGAACTTGAACGTGAACGAGGGATTACAATTCTTGCAAAAAACATAAGCATCCCTTATAAAGATTATAAAATAAACTTAATTGATACTCCTGGTCATGCGGATTTTGGAGGTGAAGTTGAACGTGTGTTGAAAATGGCAGATGGTGTTTTGCTTCTTGTTGATTCTTTTGAAGGTCCAATGCCACAAACAAGATTCGTACTAGAAAAAGCTTTGGCACTTCACTTAAAACCAATTGTAGTTATTAATAAAATCGATCGACCAGATAACAGACCAAACGAGGTGCTAAATGAAATTTTCGATTTATTTATAGACCTTGGCGCAGATGAAAATCAATTAGAATTTCCTATAATCTATGCAAGTGGACGAGAAGGGTGGGCAACAAAAAATCTAAATGAAAAGCCAAAAAATTTAATACCTCTTCTTGATTCTATCATAAAAGATATTCCACCACCACAACATCAAAGTGGAACTTTACAAATTCAAATAACCACTTTAGACTATAATGACTATGTGGGAAGAATTGGAATAGGCAGGGTTTTTAGAGGTACTCTTAACAAAAATAACAACTTGTCCATTATTAAAAGAAATGGCCTGATACACAGCGTTACAATTAAACAAATATTTGTCTTTGAAGGAATTACAAGAATTGAAGTTGATGAAGTGCAATGCGGCGACATTTGCGCAATTGTTGGTATTGATGATGTTGATATCGGCGATACCATTGCAGACACCCTAAATCCAGAACCGCTACCAATAATTTCAATTGATGAGCCTACAATAAGCATGACGTTTACAGTAAACAACTCTCCTTTTTATGGCAAGGAAGGAAAATATGTAACTTCACGTCAAATTAAAGAGAGGCTATACAAAGAACTAGAACATAATGTTGCACTCGATGTCCAAGAAACAAATTCTCCAGATTCATTTAAGGTTTCCGGCAGAGGAATATTACATTTATCTATTTTAATTGAAAGCATGCGCCGTGAAGGTTTTGAACTACAAATAAGAGAACCAAAAGTTATTTACAAAGAAATAGATGGTAGAAAAGCCGAACCAATTGAAATTCTTGTAGTTGACGTACCCTCTGCTTATGCTGGAAAAGTAATAGAATTAGTAGGACAAAGGAAAGGCGAGTTAATTAAAATGGAAAATAAAGGCTCGTTAAACAAACTCGAATTTCATATCCCTTCACGAGGAATAATGGGCCTGAGAACAAAAATTTTAACTGCAACTTCTGGTGAAGCAGTGATGCATCATCGCTTTTATCAATACGAATATTTTAAAGGCTCAATAGGTAAAACAAGAAATGGCGTTATGATATCAATCGGCGATGGACCCGCAACTGCTTATGCAATTGATTCTTTACAAGATAGAGGTAAATTTTTTATTGAACCGGGCGAAATGGTATATAGCGGACAAATTGTTGGCGAACATTCAAAAGAAAACGATATTGAAGTAAACGTACAACGCGGTAAAAAACTAACAAACATGCGAGCATCTGGTTCAGACAAAGCAATTAAAATTATTCCACCGATTAAATTTTCACTGGAAGAAGCACTCGAATATATTGAAGATGATGAAATGGTAGAAGTTACACCTAAATCTATAAGATTAAGGAAAGTTTACCTTGATCCTCACGAGCGAAAGAAATTTAATCTAGGCAAAACAAAATAA
- a CDS encoding response regulator, giving the protein MIKVAIIEDNNTIREGLTVLINATDGYRCVGSFSDCESFLNHLNTLNADVVLMDIGLPGMSGVECIIKAKQTKPNLNILMLTIYEDSNSIFNALCAGACGYLVKKTPPARLLEAIKDAYEGGSPMSSQIARQVITVFQKIGGNTTKPDFELTNREKNVLTFLAEGNNYQEIANRLFISVDTVRHHIRNIYRKLHVHSQSEAVAKAIRKGLI; this is encoded by the coding sequence ATGATAAAAGTAGCAATAATAGAAGATAACAACACAATTCGAGAGGGATTAACAGTTTTAATTAATGCAACTGATGGCTACAGGTGTGTCGGTTCTTTTTCAGATTGTGAGTCATTTCTCAATCACCTAAATACATTGAATGCAGATGTTGTTTTGATGGATATTGGGTTGCCAGGCATGAGCGGAGTTGAGTGCATTATAAAAGCAAAACAAACAAAACCTAATTTAAATATTCTAATGCTTACAATTTATGAAGACAGCAACTCAATCTTCAACGCACTTTGCGCTGGGGCATGCGGCTATCTAGTCAAAAAAACTCCTCCAGCCCGTTTGCTCGAAGCAATTAAAGATGCTTATGAAGGAGGTTCACCAATGAGTTCACAAATCGCTCGACAAGTAATAACTGTATTCCAAAAAATAGGGGGCAACACTACTAAGCCTGATTTCGAATTAACTAACCGCGAAAAAAATGTATTAACTTTTCTTGCTGAAGGAAATAATTACCAAGAAATAGCTAATAGACTATTTATAAGCGTTGATACTGTTCGACACCACATTAGGAATATTTATAGAAAACTGCACGTACACTCGCAATCTGAAGCTGTAGCAAAAGCCATTAGAAAAGGTTTAATATAA
- a CDS encoding two-component regulator propeller domain-containing protein gives MKNNQLLLAFILNVCTLAQQSNQEYTFRQLRMEDGLSQSTAFCMIQDKKGYLWIGTANGLNRYDGYSFKVYYNDPLDSNSISDNGIFSLYEDKDGNIWIGTIMGYLNKFERKKEIFKKIKLFDNLANDNPCKSYEFPFPFSRNNEKSIMSIAEDKQGYLWIATWGMGLIRYDKKKNEILRFHKNDNNNRHITSNRIKSVVVDSYGNIWAGSLGGGLVRITPKENNSFHKVMNSYDIAQFSFSPINKNSLSSNNITCLSLDNNGNLLIGTYGGGFNILNKSELNKNKEEIHFVNYTNKPNNLNSLSSNIVMAIIQDHLNYYWVGTFEGGLDRLDLKTHNYTNFKNNPTMPNSLSKNDILSLFEDRSGNIWVGTHLGKGINKIERNLVKFNRLSRAAQKNVGLNDEVVWAIYPDKDSILWIGTYKGGLNCFDRKNLHFTYYIHKADDPFSISDNHIRAIADDGMGNLWIGTYDKGLNKFNKKTKQFQHYFHSDKDTTSLSSNQIQAVYIDSSKTFWIGTFGGGLNYFKYNPHQNGRIAFKKYLHNPNDQFSISDNRIYCIYEDKEGILWIGTFGGGLNKFNKETQKFFPYKNIPSDINSLSDNRVISIYEDENNFLWVGTFGGGLNKFDKKTEKFVRYNQKHRINSTVTYGILEDDKNNLWLSTDNGLFKLNTVTNKFIQYDLHDGIQSMEFNGGAFAKSTSGEMFFGGINGLNYFYPDSIKDNQYIPPVVISKIRIFNEPITGEPDTLILEFNQNFFSFEFAALDFTYPPDNLYAYKLEGFDMDWHYVNSKNRMANYTNLSPGKYIFKVKGSNNDGLWNMEGTNLYIIISPPFWQRWWFITVLTIVIGLTVYYLSTIRFRALLSIEKLKTKLAADIHDNIGAGLTEISILSEIATSKIKLSSEVTNELKLISEKSRLLIDNMSDIVWIINPMKDSLYDLILKLKDTYSDLLNTMGISFGTTYVEKLASIKLPIEYKQNLFLIFKEAINNSIKYSKCKKILLEAKINNDELQITLSDDGVGIDFNSIKKGNGLINMKSRAEKIQGRLTINSKLGAGTEIKFSSKVNFINRLKKLIVREL, from the coding sequence ATGAAAAATAATCAATTATTATTAGCATTTATTCTGAATGTATGCACTTTAGCCCAGCAGTCAAATCAAGAATATACTTTCAGACAACTTAGAATGGAGGATGGGCTGTCTCAAAGTACCGCATTTTGTATGATACAAGATAAAAAAGGCTACTTATGGATTGGCACGGCAAACGGCTTAAATAGATATGATGGTTATTCTTTTAAAGTTTATTACAATGATCCATTAGACTCAAATTCTATTTCCGATAATGGTATTTTTTCATTATATGAAGACAAAGATGGTAATATTTGGATTGGGACAATAATGGGATATTTAAACAAGTTTGAAAGAAAAAAAGAAATTTTTAAGAAAATAAAACTCTTTGATAACCTTGCTAATGACAATCCTTGCAAATCATATGAATTCCCGTTTCCCTTCTCAAGGAATAATGAGAAATCAATTATGTCAATTGCTGAAGATAAACAGGGTTATTTGTGGATAGCTACTTGGGGAATGGGTCTAATTAGATACGATAAGAAAAAGAATGAAATTCTTAGATTCCATAAAAATGATAATAACAACAGACATATTACCAGCAATAGAATTAAATCTGTTGTTGTTGATTCCTATGGGAATATTTGGGCAGGTTCTTTAGGCGGCGGATTAGTAAGAATTACACCCAAAGAAAATAATTCTTTCCACAAAGTGATGAATTCTTATGATATTGCTCAATTTAGTTTTTCACCAATTAACAAAAACAGCTTAAGCAGCAATAATATTACATGCCTCTCTTTAGATAACAACGGCAACTTATTAATTGGAACATACGGCGGAGGTTTTAATATCTTAAATAAGTCCGAACTAAACAAAAACAAAGAAGAAATCCATTTTGTAAATTACACAAACAAACCTAATAACTTAAATTCTTTATCAAGCAACATTGTAATGGCTATCATACAAGACCACTTGAATTATTATTGGGTTGGTACCTTTGAAGGAGGACTTGACAGATTAGATTTAAAAACACACAATTACACAAATTTTAAGAACAACCCTACCATGCCCAATTCCCTTTCGAAGAATGATATATTATCACTTTTTGAAGACCGTTCGGGCAACATTTGGGTCGGTACTCATCTTGGAAAAGGAATTAACAAAATCGAAAGAAACTTGGTCAAGTTTAATCGATTGAGCCGGGCCGCTCAAAAAAATGTCGGTCTTAACGATGAGGTGGTATGGGCAATTTACCCAGATAAAGATTCCATACTTTGGATAGGCACATACAAAGGCGGGTTAAACTGCTTCGACAGAAAAAATTTACATTTCACCTACTACATACACAAAGCAGATGATCCTTTCAGTATTAGCGATAATCATATAAGAGCAATTGCGGATGATGGTATGGGAAATTTGTGGATTGGTACTTATGATAAGGGACTCAACAAGTTCAATAAAAAGACTAAACAATTTCAGCACTACTTCCATTCGGATAAAGATACAACATCACTCAGTTCAAATCAGATTCAAGCTGTATATATTGACTCATCAAAAACTTTTTGGATTGGAACTTTTGGAGGAGGCTTAAATTATTTTAAATATAATCCTCACCAAAATGGAAGGATTGCTTTTAAAAAATATCTCCACAATCCTAATGACCAATTTAGTATAAGTGACAACAGAATTTATTGTATTTATGAAGATAAAGAAGGCATATTGTGGATAGGTACTTTTGGTGGTGGCTTAAATAAGTTTAATAAAGAAACTCAAAAATTTTTTCCCTATAAAAATATTCCAAGTGATATAAATAGTTTAAGTGATAACAGAGTCATATCAATTTATGAAGATGAGAACAACTTTCTTTGGGTTGGTACTTTTGGAGGCGGCTTAAACAAGTTCGATAAAAAGACAGAAAAATTTGTTAGATATAATCAAAAACACAGAATCAATAGTACAGTAACTTATGGAATCTTAGAAGACGACAAAAACAATTTATGGTTAAGTACTGATAATGGTCTATTTAAATTAAATACTGTAACAAACAAGTTTATTCAATACGATTTGCACGATGGAATTCAAAGTATGGAGTTCAATGGAGGAGCATTTGCAAAATCAACAAGTGGAGAAATGTTTTTCGGCGGCATTAATGGCCTTAATTACTTTTATCCAGATAGTATTAAAGATAACCAATACATCCCGCCTGTAGTTATTAGCAAAATAAGAATTTTTAATGAACCCATTACAGGTGAGCCTGATACTTTAATTCTTGAATTTAACCAAAATTTTTTCTCGTTCGAATTTGCCGCATTAGATTTTACTTACCCTCCCGATAATCTATACGCATATAAATTAGAGGGCTTTGACATGGACTGGCATTACGTTAATTCAAAAAATAGAATGGCAAATTATACTAATCTCTCTCCTGGTAAATATATTTTTAAAGTTAAAGGCTCTAATAACGATGGACTTTGGAATATGGAAGGAACTAATCTCTACATAATTATCTCACCTCCTTTCTGGCAACGCTGGTGGTTTATTACTGTACTAACAATCGTTATTGGCTTAACTGTATATTACTTAAGCACAATTAGATTTAGAGCTTTATTATCGATAGAAAAACTTAAAACCAAATTAGCCGCCGATATTCATGATAATATTGGAGCTGGACTAACTGAAATTTCAATCCTTAGTGAAATTGCCACTTCTAAAATTAAACTCTCTTCTGAAGTTACTAACGAACTGAAATTAATAAGCGAAAAATCTCGTCTATTAATTGATAATATGAGCGATATAGTATGGATAATTAATCCAATGAAAGACTCATTATATGATTTAATATTAAAACTAAAAGACACATACAGCGACTTATTAAATACAATGGGTATTTCGTTCGGCACAACCTATGTTGAAAAGCTTGCAAGCATTAAATTACCAATCGAATACAAACAGAATTTATTTCTAATCTTTAAAGAAGCTATTAACAATTCAATAAAATACAGTAAGTGTAAAAAAATTTTACTCGAAGCAAAAATTAACAACGATGAACTTCAAATAACTTTATCAGATGACGGAGTAGGAATCGATTTTAACAGCATTAAAAAAGGAAATGGCTTAATAAACATGAAGAGTCGGGCAGAAAAAATACAAGGTAGGCTTACCATAAATTCTAAACTTGGAGCTGGAACTGAAATTAAGTTTTCAAGTAAAGTTAATTTTATTAATCGATTAAAGAAATTAATTGTAAGGGAACTCTGA
- the htpX gene encoding zinc metalloprotease HtpX, which translates to MNSVKTVILMTAMMILFMIVGSMLGGDTGLIIAFIFSLMLNFGAYWFSDKVVLRMYGAREVTAEEMPQLYNIVRELSMKAELPMPRIYIIDNPTPNAFATGRNPQNSAVAVTTGIMKILNKDELEGVLSHELTHVKNRDILVSTIAATLVGTITFIARMAGWAAMFGGYGSSRDRNNNALADLALIILAPIAAVLLQLAISRSREYMADAGGAKISGKPLALASALEKLTKTNEVLPMKNAGPSTAHLFIVNPFSGKAIMKLFSTHPPIEDRIERLKEIASGKKI; encoded by the coding sequence ATGAACAGCGTTAAAACAGTTATATTAATGACAGCAATGATGATTCTCTTTATGATAGTGGGTTCGATGTTGGGGGGAGATACTGGTTTGATTATAGCTTTTATTTTTTCTTTGATGTTAAATTTTGGTGCTTATTGGTTTTCTGATAAAGTTGTATTAAGAATGTATGGGGCACGAGAAGTAACCGCAGAAGAAATGCCGCAGCTATATAATATAGTTAGAGAATTATCAATGAAGGCTGAGTTACCAATGCCTAGAATTTACATTATAGATAACCCAACTCCGAATGCTTTTGCAACTGGGCGAAACCCACAAAATAGTGCAGTAGCAGTGACAACTGGAATAATGAAGATATTGAATAAAGACGAACTTGAAGGAGTTCTCTCACATGAATTAACTCACGTGAAAAATCGTGATATTCTTGTAAGTACAATTGCAGCCACATTAGTCGGCACAATTACTTTTATTGCAAGGATGGCCGGGTGGGCGGCGATGTTTGGAGGTTATGGTAGCAGTAGGGACAGAAACAACAATGCGTTAGCTGACCTTGCTTTGATTATTTTAGCTCCCATTGCTGCTGTGCTGCTTCAACTTGCAATTTCCAGGTCGCGTGAATATATGGCTGATGCCGGCGGTGCTAAAATTTCTGGTAAGCCATTAGCCCTAGCTTCAGCATTGGAAAAGTTGACTAAGACTAATGAAGTTTTGCCAATGAAAAATGCAGGTCCATCAACCGCACATCTTTTTATTGTTAATCCCTTTAGCGGAAAGGCAATAATGAAGTTATTTTCTACTCATCCTCCTATTGAAGATAGAATTGAAAGACTTAAAGAAATAGCAAGTGGTAAAAAAATTTGA
- a CDS encoding cytochrome c3 family protein, translated as MRKSLTKIFTVIITISFTLLTYAQKEKKEIKDESIDYCVSCHTENDILPNDYSNYDVHRISGLSCSGCHGGDKNSNDQDIAMSPAKGFVGVPNKKDIPQFCGKCHSNINIMRTYQPRIATDQVEQYYTSMHGKRLKAGDKNVAECTSCHTAHSILPASDPRSTTYALNVPNTCNKCHGNKELMDKYNLPSNQMSEYVKSVHGIDLLEKKDTGAPACNDCHGNHGAMPPGVTSISYVCGTCHVNNMNYFNASPMAEPFKELDYHGCEQCHGNHGIKKTSDDMVGVGKNSTCIDCHNEGDNGYIVAKTISSYLSSLNSKYSLAEKKLIEVRDKGMNDIEIGYLLQDAKQNLIESRTLVHTFDTVKVGSTIIKGIDITTKAISLADAQIDEYYTRRNGFAFATAVFLILAVGLFFKIKSLRK; from the coding sequence ATGAGAAAAAGTTTAACAAAAATTTTTACAGTTATTATTACAATAAGTTTTACTCTTCTAACCTACGCTCAAAAAGAAAAAAAAGAAATCAAAGACGAATCCATTGATTACTGCGTTAGCTGCCATACAGAAAATGATATATTGCCAAATGATTATTCTAATTATGATGTGCACAGAATTTCAGGTCTCTCTTGTTCCGGTTGTCATGGCGGAGATAAAAACAGCAACGACCAAGACATTGCAATGAGTCCAGCAAAGGGTTTTGTTGGTGTGCCAAATAAAAAAGATATACCTCAATTTTGCGGTAAATGTCACTCAAATATTAATATCATGAGAACCTACCAGCCAAGGATTGCTACTGACCAGGTAGAGCAATATTACACAAGTATGCACGGCAAAAGATTAAAAGCAGGAGATAAAAACGTGGCGGAATGCACTAGCTGTCATACCGCTCACAGTATACTTCCAGCAAGTGACCCTAGGTCAACAACGTACGCTTTAAATGTTCCCAACACATGCAATAAATGCCATGGCAACAAGGAATTAATGGATAAATACAATTTACCTAGCAATCAAATGTCAGAATATGTAAAAAGTGTGCACGGTATTGATTTATTAGAGAAAAAAGATACGGGCGCACCTGCATGCAATGATTGTCATGGAAATCACGGTGCTATGCCGCCGGGAGTAACTTCAATATCTTATGTTTGTGGTACATGCCACGTTAACAACATGAACTACTTTAATGCATCACCAATGGCTGAGCCCTTCAAAGAACTTGATTATCATGGCTGCGAACAGTGCCATGGAAATCATGGGATTAAAAAAACATCGGACGATATGGTCGGCGTAGGAAAAAATTCTACTTGTATTGACTGCCATAACGAAGGCGATAACGGCTATATTGTTGCTAAAACTATTAGCAGTTATTTATCATCACTTAATTCGAAATATAGTCTTGCTGAAAAAAAATTAATTGAGGTGCGTGATAAAGGTATGAACGATATTGAAATTGGGTATCTTTTACAAGATGCAAAACAAAATTTAATAGAATCTCGTACGCTTGTTCACACATTTGATACAGTAAAGGTAGGCTCGACAATTATAAAGGGGATTGACATTACAACAAAAGCTATATCCCTTGCTGATGCACAAATCGATGAATACTACACGAGAAGAAATGGTTTTGCTTTTGCTACTGCAGTTTTTCTTATTCTTGCTGTTGGATTGTTTTTCAAAATCAAAAGTTTAAGGAAGTAA